In Gordonia sp. SL306, the genomic window CTGCGGCCTGCGCGCGAGGACCGCGTCCAGATCCATCTCCGCGAGAAGGGTGCCCCGGTGCTCCACGTCTCGTCGGCTGATGACCTCGAAGCCCTCGACAAGTGCCGCCGTGGCCACCCGTCCGTGTGACTCCACCACGGCGACAACAACATCGACACCCTCGTCGACGAGCCCACGGGCAGTGGCGAGCATCTCGAATGTCTTGCCGACGCCCGGAGCGCAGCCGAGGAAGACCTCGAGACGTCCCCGGGCATCACCTGCCGCGGCCATGTCGACCAGTGTATCGGCCGGCGACCCGATCGCGGGTCATCGGTGACATGACGGTGCCGTGCGACCGAGCGCGAGGTTGACCTTCATGACGTTGACCCGCGACTCACCCAGGAAGCCCCACTGCCGTGCGCTGGTGTTCCGGTCCACGATTGCTCGCACCTGCTGCTCCGACAAGCCGTTCGTGCGGGCGATCCGCGGCACCTGCACGGCCGCATACGCCTGACTGATGTCGGGATCCAGTCCGGAGCCGGAACCGGTGACCGCGTCCGCGGGGACGGCGGACGGGGGCACGCCCTCGCGTCGAGCGATGATGCTGCGCCGTGCATCGATCCATGCCTTCAGATCCTCATTGCCGGGCCCCTTGTTGCTCGCGGCCGACGCGGCCGGATCGCCGGGCGCCATCGGGTTGTCGGCGGAGCCCAGTACCCGCGCATGCAGATAGGGATCCGGCTGCCCGGCAGGCACGTGTGGATCGACACCGATCAACGACGAACCGATTGCGCACCCCCGCGCATCGACGAGTTGGGAGCCCTCTGCGGAGCCGGCACCGACGCGTGAAACCGCCCACACCGCAGCCGGATAAGCAACACCGAGCAGCACCGTCAGCGCGAGGAGCACTCCGACTGCCGCGACACACTGGCGCGTGAGACCTGACACGACCGTTTTCACCGGACTACCCCATTCCCGGGAGAAGACGTACGACGAGGTCGATCAGCCAGATCCCGAGGAACGGTGTGATCACTCCCCCGACGCCGTAGATGAGCAGATTGCGGCCAAGCAATCTCGATGCCGATGACGGGCGGTAGCGGACGCCGCGCAGCGACAATGGGATCAGGGCCACGATGATGAGCGCGTTGAAGATGACCGCCGAGACGATCGCCGACTGTGCCGAGTGCAACCGCATGATGTTGAGCGCATCCAGCTGCGGATAGATGCCACTGAAGAGCGCAGGCAGGATGGCGAAATACTTGGCGAGGTCGTTGGCCAGCGAGAACGTGGTCAGCGCGCCACGGGTGATCAGCAACTGCTTGCCGATCGCGACGACGTCGATCAGTTTGGTCGGATCGGAGTCGAGGTCGACCATGTTGCCGGCCTCTTTCGCCGCCGACGTGCCGGTGTTCATCGCCAGCCCGACGTCGGCCTGGGCGAGCGCGGGAGCGTCGTTCGTGCCGTCCCCGGTCATCGCCACCAGACGGCCGCCGGACTGCTCGGCACGGATCAGTGCCAGCTTGTCTTCCGGCGTCGCCTCCGCGACGAAGTCGTCGACCCCGGCGTCCGCCGCGATCGCCTGCGCGGTCAGCGGGTTGTCGCCGGTCACCATCACCGTCCGGATGCCCATCGCGCGCAGTTGCGCGAATCGTCCGGCCATCCCCGGCTTCACCACATCCGACAACCGGATCACGCCGAGCACGCGCGGCATGCCCTCATCCCCGCCGACAGCAACCTGTTCCCCGCCGACAGCACCGTGTTCCTCGCCGACAGCACCGTGTTCCTCGCCGACAGCAACCTGTTTCCCGCCGACAGCACCGCGGACTGCCACCACCAGAGGCGTTGCGCCCGCCGACGACACCAGCTCCACCTGCTCGTACACCGCAGGGGGAACCGTCCCACCATGGCCGCGCACCCACCGCACGACGGCGTCGGCAGCACCCTTGCGGTACTCGACCGTGCCGCCACGTCCGTGCACGTCGATGCCGCTCATGCGGGTCTCCGCGGTGAACGCAACCGCCTCGTACTCCGGATGCTCACGCGAGCGTGCGGCAGCCGCCGTCCCACCGTCGATCGCCTCTATCGCGTGGTCGTGGATGCAGAGGTCGACGATGCTGCGACCCTCTGGGGTGTCGTCGGCGAGACTGCACCGATACGCCACCTCTGCGAGTTGTGCGGTCTCCACACCCGGCGCACCGATCAGCTCGGTCGCCCGCCTGTTGCCGAATGTGATGGTCCCGGTCTTGTCCATCAGCAGGGTGTCGACGTCGCCTGCCGCCTCCACAGCCCGTCCCGACATCGCGAGCACGTTGCGCTGCACCAAACGGTCCATACCGGCGATCCCGATCGACGACAACAGGGCCCCGATGGTCGTCGGGATCAGGCACACCAGCAACGCGATCAGCTTGATCGGATCAGGCGATTGCCCGGCATACTGCTGCATCGGGCCGACCGCGACGACGGCGAGCAGGAAGATGATCGTGAGACTCGTCAGCAGAATGTCGAGCGCGATCTCGTTCGGTGTCTTCTTCCGAGAGGCGCCTTCCACCAACGCGATCATCCGGTCGACGAAGGTCTCGCCGGGCGCCGTGGTGATCTTGACGATGATCCGATCCGACAACACGACGGTACCTCCGGTCACCGCGGAGCGGTCCCCGCCGGATTCCCGAACCACCGGGGCGGATTCGCCGGTGATGGCGGATTCGTCGACCGTGGCGATCCCCTCGACGACGTCACCGTCGCCGGCGATCACCTCACCCGCCTCGACGACGATGAGATCGCCGATCCGCAACCCGCTACCCGCGACCTCGACGGTGGACCCGTCCACACCGAGTCGGCGGGCCATGGTGTCGCGCTTGACCTTCCGCAGGCTGTCGGCCTGCGCCCGGCCACGTCCCTCGGCGACCGCTTCCGCCAGGTTCGCGAACACCACCGTGAACCAGAGCCACACCGTCACTGCCCAGGAGAACCAGCTCGGTTGCCAGATCGCCAGTGCAGTGGTCACGATCGCACCCAGATAGACGACGAACATCACCGGATTGCGCGCTTGGGCACGAGGTGTGAGTTTCCGGACGGCCTGCGGGATCGACGCGATCAGTTGGCGGGCATCGAACGCTCCGGTCGTCACGAGGTCCGCCGAGTGTCCCGCGTCCTCCCCGGCCGAGCCATCCGCCCGCCCGTCCTCCGGCCGCCCGTCCCCTGAGGAGCGAGCCTGCGAGCCCCTCGAAGGGTCCCGATCAGTCTCCAACACAGGATGATTCACAACACTGCCTCCGCAATCGGTCCCAGCGCCATCGCGGGGAAGAAGGTGAGTCCGGCGACGAGCAGGATCGTGCCGAGGAGCAGCACGCCGAACAGCGGGCCATGGGTCGGAAGTGTCGACGCGCCGGGATCGGCGGTTGTGGTCGATGCCTCGGTCCGGGCGAGAGTCATAGTTGCGACACCGTGGTCACTCACCGGCGTGCCGGGCTCGACCGACTCACCGGTCACGACGACGCGATCACCGACGGCGACGTCCCGCGATCGTGGACGCTGCATGGCGAGCCGTCCCGACAGCGCGAGCACGAAGATGATCGGCAGAAAGCGGCCCAACAGCATCGCGAGACCCAGGGACGTCTGGAACCAATCACTGGTCACCGTCAATCCGCCGAAGGCACTGCCGTTGTTGTTCGCGGCCGAGGCGTACGCGTACAGCACCTCGCCGAACCCGTGGATCGACCCCGGTGTGCCCGGATCGCCGCTGTTGCCCTGGAATCCCGTGGTGGATCCGAGGATCACGGAGACCGCGGTCCCGGAGAGAACCAGCGCAGGCATCACCAGGACGTACAGCGCCGCCAGGGTGATCTCGTGTTGTCCGACCTTCTTGCCCATGAACTCCGGGGACCGCCCGACGAGCAGCCCGCCGACGAACACCGTGATCACCGCCAACACCAGGATGCTGTACAGACCGGCTCCCACACCACCGGGCGCGACCTCGCCGAGCAGCATGTTCCAGATCAACGCGCCGCCGCCGGCCGCGGAGAAACTGTCGTGTGCGGAGTTCACCGCGCCGGTCGAGGTTCCCGTGGTCGAGACGGCCCACAGGGCTGATGCCGGGATTCCGAACCGCTGCTCCTTGCCTTCCATCATCGCGCCCGCCGCGTTCGATGCGACTCCGTCGGTACGCGATTCGAACATCCACACGACGGTGAGCATCGCCGCCCAGATCGCCGCCATCACGCCCAGCAGGGTGTGCCCTTGACGCCGGTCGCCGACCAGCGTGCCGTAGGTCCGGGTGAGACACACCGGGATCACCAGCAGCGCGAGGATCTCCACGACGTTGGACAGCGGTGTCGGGTTGGAGAACGGATGTGCCGAGTTGACCGACAGGGTTCCACCACCGTTGGTCCCGAGTTCCTTGATCGCCTCCTGCGACGCGAACGGCCCGAGCATGCTGTGCGCCTGCTGCCCGTCGAGCGTGGTGAAGTCGAAGCCGGTCCGCAACGATTGGACCGCACCCTGAGTGAGCAGGATGATTGCGACGATGATGCTCAGCGGCAACAGGATTCGGACTGTTCCGCGCACCAGGTCGACCCAGAAGTTGCCGATCTCGCCACTGCCTCGTCGGTTGACGATGCCACGGATGAACGCGATCGCCACGGCCATCCCGACCGCAGCCGACAGGAAGTTCTGCACCGCCAGACCGAGCATCTGAGTGAGATTGCTCATCACCACCTCAGGCGAGTAGGACTGCCAGTTGGTGTTGGTGACGAACGAGATCGCCGTGTTGAAGGCCATCGATGGCGAGACGCCCGCCTTGCCGTCCGACCAGGGCAGCACCCCTTGAACCCGTTGGAGGGCATAGAGCAACACGAACGAGATCAGCGAGAAGGCCAGCACCGCGAGGGCGTATCCCACCCAGGTCTGTTGCCGGCGCGGGTCGATCCGACCGGTTCGGTAGAGGAGACGTTCTCCCCCCAGATGGCGATCCGAGTCGTACACGCGCGCCATGTAGTCCCCGAGGGGGACATACAGGGCGCCCAGCACGATGACCACCATCGCCAGCTGAAGCAGGCCGGCAGCTGTCACGGACACGTCAGAACCTCTCCGGGACGATGAGCGCCGCCAGCAGGTAGACGACGACCGCGGCGGCCAGAACGACGAGGAGTACGTTGATCACTCCATCGGCGGTCATCGGCTCGTCCTCGCGTCGATACCGCGCACGGTCAGCAGGCACACCACGAATCCTGCGATCGCCGCGAGCAGATACAGCACGTCAGCCACTTCCACTCCACTCCTGTGTCGATGCCGCGCAGCACTTTCTGCGCAGTCGCGCTTCACAGGATCACTCTCGATCGCAGCCGGCGACAGAACCCTTAACGGAATCCATACGCCCGGAACCCACTTATTGACGGCGCATAAGCGCACCCCCTTACGCACCCCCCAAACGCACCCCCTTACGCAGCCGCGACGGTTCCCGTCATCCGCGACGGCATTCAGGGGGCGCGGATGACGGGAACCGTCGCGGCTGCGTAGGGGGGGCGCGTGAGGGGGTGGGGGGTGCGGGTCAGGGGGCGGGAGTTATGGAGAGTCCGACCGTGCCGCTCTTGCCGCGGCGCAGGAGGCTCCCCTTGACCGTCAGCCACCCGAGAATCCCGTACTTGCCGATGATCAGGCCGCGGACCTTCTCGGTACCGGCGTCGTCGAGGATCTCGGCGGTGCCGTTCACCGCCACGCCGGTGGTCTTGCGACCCCGTGCATCGCAGGCCTGTACGACGACCCGCGGATCGCGGCGGATGCGTTTGACCTTCCACGAATCCGCGGCGGTCCACATCGTCAGTTGCCCGCCGTCGATCGCCGCCCACAGCGGCGTGGCCACCGGCGTGCCGTCCTTGCGGAAGGTGGTCAGCTGCACGTACTTGGCCTGCGCCGCCTCGCCGAACGGCGTCTGCGAACTCTGATCGGTCACATGGGTCAGGCTACCCGGGCGAACAACGATTGCCCGTCGTTGACCGACAGCGACTCCGCCGCGACACCCGCTTCGGACAATGTCGCCCACGCCGTGACCTGGTTCGCCGACAACACCGGCTTGCCCAGTTCGGCCTCCATCACTCCCAGGATGTCGTAGGTCCAGAGGTTGGTGCAGGACACGAACACCGCGTCGGCGTCGGGGTGGTCGGCGGCGCGGATCAGATCACAGGTCACCGCGTACGGAATGGTCCAGATCTCGTGATCGCGCCCGAGCCCCGATTGCGCGACGACGCTGCGCCCGGACTCGGACAGGAAGTCGCAGAGCAGTCCGGTGAGTGCCGAGGTGTAGGGCGTGGCCACCGCGATCCCGCCGATTCCCATCATGTCCAGAGCGCGGACCAGGGCCTCTGAGGTGGTCACCGCGGCAGGCGCACCGGCCGCCAGCATGCAGTGGGAGAGTTCCTGCGCACCGGCCATGCCATAGACAAAGCTCCCCGAGGCACATGCGTACCCGAACGCTCGCGGCTCCACCGCCAGCACGCTGCGTACCGCTGCGGCGATCTCGGAGTGATTGTTCAGGTCGCGGCAGAGGTCGACGTCGACAGGAGCGTCGAGAAAACCGGTCCTGGTGAAGTACAGCGACACCGAGTCGGGCATCCACCGCCACAGCTCGCGGTCGAGAGCCATGTCGAAGGGACACACCATCCCGATGCCCACCTGCTGTTGCGGTGGGTTACCTGGGAATTCGACCGGTTTCATGCTCGAATAATGACATATTGTCAGATTGTCAACAATCCAGTTTCGATGACATTTGTGTTACCGACATCGGTGCAGTTCATTCAGGGTTCGCAGAACTCGGACAGCGCCGAACCCGCCGTCGTTACTTCGCCGTTATCGACGTTGCGATCCGGTCGCGGATCCGGTCAGCGCCTCGGCGCCCCGCGCCTGCGCTTCCTACTGTCGGATGTGACCGAGGGAGGACTTTCGATGACCGTCCTCGACGAGTGGACCCCGGCGGAAGAAGCGGCCCCCGCCGACGATGACGTGCTCGACGAGCTGCCAGACCTGTTGTCCCGCATCGCGAATTCTGAACACGACGCTTTCGCCCGGTTCTACGACCTCACCACGGATCGGGTGTACGGCCTGGTGCTGCGCGTCCTGCGCGATCCGGGATACAGCGAGGAGACCACCCAGGAGGTCTTCCTCCATGTGTGGCGGCACGCAACGGATTTCGACGGTGCTCGTGGATCGGCGCTGTCATGGCTGCTCACACTGGCACACCGACGAGCGGTCGACCGCGTCCGGTCGGAAACCGCACTGGCGCGGCGCACCATGACGTACGGGGTCGCGGCCACGCCCATCCACTACGACGAGGTGAGCGCGGCCGCCGAACTCCGCGACACGCAGCGGCTGGTCACCCGGACACTCGGCGAGTTGTCACCGCTCCAACGGGAATCGCTGGTCCTCGCCTACTATCAGGGCTTGTCCTACCGCGAGGTCTCCGAGCGACTTTCGGTCGGATTGCCCACGGTGAAGGCGCGCATCCGGGACGGCATGGCCCGCCTGCGTGCGATGCTGCCGGACGTCGCCTGATCGTTCACGGCACCCCGAACGCGATGACGCGGACGGGATGTACCCGGATCAGCGCGTCATCCATCCCCGACCGGTTCCCCGTGCCGC contains:
- a CDS encoding potassium-transporting ATPase subunit C, with the translated sequence MKTVVSGLTRQCVAAVGVLLALTVLLGVAYPAAVWAVSRVGAGSAEGSQLVDARGCAIGSSLIGVDPHVPAGQPDPYLHARVLGSADNPMAPGDPAASAASNKGPGNEDLKAWIDARRSIIARREGVPPSAVPADAVTGSGSGLDPDISQAYAAVQVPRIARTNGLSEQQVRAIVDRNTSARQWGFLGESRVNVMKVNLALGRTAPSCHR
- the kdpB gene encoding potassium-transporting ATPase subunit KdpB; the encoded protein is MTTGAFDARQLIASIPQAVRKLTPRAQARNPVMFVVYLGAIVTTALAIWQPSWFSWAVTVWLWFTVVFANLAEAVAEGRGRAQADSLRKVKRDTMARRLGVDGSTVEVAGSGLRIGDLIVVEAGEVIAGDGDVVEGIATVDESAITGESAPVVRESGGDRSAVTGGTVVLSDRIIVKITTAPGETFVDRMIALVEGASRKKTPNEIALDILLTSLTIIFLLAVVAVGPMQQYAGQSPDPIKLIALLVCLIPTTIGALLSSIGIAGMDRLVQRNVLAMSGRAVEAAGDVDTLLMDKTGTITFGNRRATELIGAPGVETAQLAEVAYRCSLADDTPEGRSIVDLCIHDHAIEAIDGGTAAAARSREHPEYEAVAFTAETRMSGIDVHGRGGTVEYRKGAADAVVRWVRGHGGTVPPAVYEQVELVSSAGATPLVVAVRGAVGGKQVAVGEEHGAVGEEHGAVGGEQVAVGGDEGMPRVLGVIRLSDVVKPGMAGRFAQLRAMGIRTVMVTGDNPLTAQAIAADAGVDDFVAEATPEDKLALIRAEQSGGRLVAMTGDGTNDAPALAQADVGLAMNTGTSAAKEAGNMVDLDSDPTKLIDVVAIGKQLLITRGALTTFSLANDLAKYFAILPALFSGIYPQLDALNIMRLHSAQSAIVSAVIFNALIIVALIPLSLRGVRYRPSSASRLLGRNLLIYGVGGVITPFLGIWLIDLVVRLLPGMG
- the kdpA gene encoding potassium-transporting ATPase subunit KdpA, with translation MSVTAAGLLQLAMVVIVLGALYVPLGDYMARVYDSDRHLGGERLLYRTGRIDPRRQQTWVGYALAVLAFSLISFVLLYALQRVQGVLPWSDGKAGVSPSMAFNTAISFVTNTNWQSYSPEVVMSNLTQMLGLAVQNFLSAAVGMAVAIAFIRGIVNRRGSGEIGNFWVDLVRGTVRILLPLSIIVAIILLTQGAVQSLRTGFDFTTLDGQQAHSMLGPFASQEAIKELGTNGGGTLSVNSAHPFSNPTPLSNVVEILALLVIPVCLTRTYGTLVGDRRQGHTLLGVMAAIWAAMLTVVWMFESRTDGVASNAAGAMMEGKEQRFGIPASALWAVSTTGTSTGAVNSAHDSFSAAGGGALIWNMLLGEVAPGGVGAGLYSILVLAVITVFVGGLLVGRSPEFMGKKVGQHEITLAALYVLVMPALVLSGTAVSVILGSTTGFQGNSGDPGTPGSIHGFGEVLYAYASAANNNGSAFGGLTVTSDWFQTSLGLAMLLGRFLPIIFVLALSGRLAMQRPRSRDVAVGDRVVVTGESVEPGTPVSDHGVATMTLARTEASTTTADPGASTLPTHGPLFGVLLLGTILLVAGLTFFPAMALGPIAEAVL
- a CDS encoding potassium-transporting ATPase subunit F, with translation MTADGVINVLLVVLAAAVVVYLLAALIVPERF
- a CDS encoding PPOX class F420-dependent oxidoreductase, whose protein sequence is MTDQSSQTPFGEAAQAKYVQLTTFRKDGTPVATPLWAAIDGGQLTMWTAADSWKVKRIRRDPRVVVQACDARGRKTTGVAVNGTAEILDDAGTEKVRGLIIGKYGILGWLTVKGSLLRRGKSGTVGLSITPAP
- a CDS encoding Asp/Glu/hydantoin racemase; this translates as MKPVEFPGNPPQQQVGIGMVCPFDMALDRELWRWMPDSVSLYFTRTGFLDAPVDVDLCRDLNNHSEIAAAVRSVLAVEPRAFGYACASGSFVYGMAGAQELSHCMLAAGAPAAVTTSEALVRALDMMGIGGIAVATPYTSALTGLLCDFLSESGRSVVAQSGLGRDHEIWTIPYAVTCDLIRAADHPDADAVFVSCTNLWTYDILGVMEAELGKPVLSANQVTAWATLSEAGVAAESLSVNDGQSLFARVA
- the sigK gene encoding ECF RNA polymerase sigma factor SigK; this translates as MTVLDEWTPAEEAAPADDDVLDELPDLLSRIANSEHDAFARFYDLTTDRVYGLVLRVLRDPGYSEETTQEVFLHVWRHATDFDGARGSALSWLLTLAHRRAVDRVRSETALARRTMTYGVAATPIHYDEVSAAAELRDTQRLVTRTLGELSPLQRESLVLAYYQGLSYREVSERLSVGLPTVKARIRDGMARLRAMLPDVA